One stretch of Manis pentadactyla isolate mManPen7 chromosome 10, mManPen7.hap1, whole genome shotgun sequence DNA includes these proteins:
- the RPL3 gene encoding 60S ribosomal protein L3 produces the protein MSHRKFSAPRHGSLGFLPRKRSSRHRGKVKSFPKDDSSKPVHLTAFLGYKAGMTHIVREVDRPGSKVNKKEVVEAVTIVETPPMVVVGIVGYVETPRGLRTFKTVFAEHISEECKRRFYKNWHKSKKKAFTKYCKKWQDDDGKKQLEKDFSSMKKYCQVIRVIAHTQMRLLPLRQKKAHLMEIQVNGGTVAEKLDWARERLEQQVPVNQVFGQDEMIDVIGVTKGKGYKGVTSRWHTKKLPRKTHRGLRKVACIGAWHPARVAFSVARAGQKGYHHRTEINKKIYKIGQGYLIKDGKLIKNNASTDYDLSDKSINPLGGFVHYGEVTNDFVMLKGCVVGTKKRVLTLRKSLLVQTKRRALEKIDLKFIDTTSKFGHGRFQTMEEKKAFMGPLKKDRIAKEEGA, from the exons ATG TCTCACAGGAAGTTTTCTGCTCCCAGGCATGGGTCCCTGGGCTTCTTGCCTCGGAAACGCAGCAGCCGGCACCGTGGGAAAGTGAAGAGCTTCCCCAAGGATGACTCTTCCAAGCCCGTCCACCTCACAGCCTTTCTGGGCTACAAGGCTGGCATGACCCACATTGTGCGGGAGGTCGATAGGCCAGGATCCA AGGTGAACAAGAAGGAAGTTGTGGAGGCGGTGACCATTGTGGAGACACCCCCCATGGTGGTTGTGGGAATTGTGGGCTACGTGGAAACCCCTCGAGGCCTCCGTACCTTCAAGACAGTCTTCGCCGAGCACATCAGTGAAGAGTGCAAGAGGCGCTTCTATAAGAACTG GCATAAGTCTAAGAAGAAGGCCTTCACCAAGTACTGCAAGAAGTGGCAGGATGACGACGGCAAAAAACAGTTGGAGAAGGACTTCAGCAGCATGAAGAAGTACTGTCAGGTCATCCGCGTCATCGCCCACACCCAG ATGCGCCTGCTTCCTCTACGTCAGAAGAAGGCCCACCTCATGGAGATCCAGGTGAACGGAGGCACGGTGGCTGAGAAACTGGACTGGGCCCGCGAGAGGCTTGAGCAGCAGGTCCCTGTGAACCAGGTGTTCGGACAGGATGAGATGATTGATGTCATTGGAGTCACCAAGGGCAAAGGCTATAAAG GGGTCACCAGCCGCTGGCACACTAAGAAGCTCCCCCGCAAGACCCACAGAGGGCTTCGGAAGGTTGCCTGCATTGGGGCCTGGCATCCTGCACGAGTGGCGTTCTCTGTGGCTCGGGCTGGGCAGAAAGGCTATCATCACCGCACCGAGATCAATAAGAAG ATCTACAAGATTGGCCAGGGCTACCTCATCAAGGACGGAAAACTGATCAAGAACAATGCCTCCACTGATTATGATCTCTCTGACAAGAGCATCAACCCTCTG GGTGGCTTTGTCCACTATGGTGAAGTGACCAATGACTTTGTCATGCTGAAGGGCTGCGTGGTGGGAACCAAGAAGCGAGTGCTCACCCTCCGCAAG TCCCTGCTGGTGCAGACCAAACGGCGGGCTCTGGAGAAGATTGACCTGAAGTTCATTGACACCACCTCCAAGTTTGGCCATGGCCGCTTCCAGACTATGGAGGAGAAGAAAGCATTCATG GGACCACTGAAGAAAGACCGAATTGCAAAGGAAGAAGGAGCTTAG